Proteins encoded together in one Hylaeus volcanicus isolate JK05 chromosome 3, UHH_iyHylVolc1.0_haploid, whole genome shotgun sequence window:
- the LOC128873999 gene encoding zinc finger protein ZFP2-like: MVALLSLLRSDYKQQQQQQPMGKKGRTSTSSSTATTRGNVVVASRRVSSNAGDSNSYDSGTDNNNARTTSSTREVVFPDSFEVLPQPRDLSVVYMGVPHEQQRKFRCRFCGKGYRWKSTMRRHEMVECGGKPPAFQCPECPYKARQRGNLTVHYKRHHQKIGYDEGA; the protein is encoded by the coding sequence ATGGTTGCGTTGCTGTCGTTGTTGCGGTCCGATTAcaagcagcagcagcagcagcagccgATGGGCAAAAAGGGCCGCACGTCGACATCGTCATCGACGGCCACCACTCGAGGCAACGTCGTCGTGGCGAGCAGACGCGTCAGCAGCAACGCGGGTGACAGCAACAGCTACGACAGCGGGACCGACAACAACAACGCGCGCACCACCTCCTCGACGCGTGAGGTGGTTTTCCCAGACTCTTTCGAGGTGCTGCCCCAACCGCGCGACCTCAGCGTCGTCTACATGGGCGTCCCTCACGAGCAGCAACGAAAGTTCAGGTGTCGTTTCTGCGGCAAGGGTTACCGATGGAAAAGCACGATGCGTCGCCACGAGATGGTCGAGTGCGGCGGCAAACCGCCAGCCTTTCAATGCCCCGAGTGTCCTTACAAGGCAAGGCAACGAGGCAATCTCACGGTGCACTACAAACGGCATCATCAGAAGATCGGTTACGACGAGGGCGCCTAG
- the LOC128873502 gene encoding zinc finger protein 883-like, which produces MLRYRYLVALVACFYRLPVNFETYPCDTCGRQYRRLISLQRHKRLECGKEAQFECVLCHAKFKHKHSLLRHYNVHVADVKKSDTYRREESLRYKFSQSLPRILQIYTLRFTARDRYKSFWHNPVPAARNVVYLPQVEPMPTEQPRNPRGEAAFKCPDCGRFYMRQSCLKRHLSTECRKTPMFQCKICLGFFTYRHNLMSHMRIHTEGPQYSCGLCQMKFYRRDNLVDHKIKSHNIFPVT; this is translated from the exons ATGCTCCGGTATAGATACCTCGTAGCTCTCGTGG CGTGTTTCTACCGGCTACCCGTCAATTTCGAGACGTACCCATGCGACACTTGCGGCAGACAGTACCGAAGGCTGATATCGTTGCAGCGGCACAAGAGGCTCGAGTGCGGAAAAGAGGCTCAATTCGAGTGCGTGCTGTGCCATGCCAAGTTCAAGCACAAGCACAGTCTGCTGAGGCACTATAACGTTCACGTGGCGGACGTGAAGAAATCGGACACGTACAGACGGGAGGAGAG TCTTCGTTACAAGTTCTCGCAAAGCTTGCCACGAATACTACAAATTTATACCTTACGCTTTACTGCGAGGGATCGCTACAAAA gTTTTTGGCACAATCCGGTCCCAGCTGCCAGGAACGTGGTATACTTGCCGCAAGTCGAACCGATGCCGACCGAGCAACCTCGAAACCCACGCGGCGAAGCAGCTTTCAAGTGTCCCGACTGCGGCCGTTTCTACATGAGACAGTCCTGCTTAAAGCGTCATTTGAGCACCGAGTGCCGCAAAACGCCGATGTTTCAATGCAAAATCTGCCTGGGATTCTTCACGTACAGGCACAACTTGATGTCCCACATGAGGATCCACACCGAGGGGCCGCAGTATAGTTGCGGTCTATGCCAGATGAAGTTCTACAGACGGGACAATTTGGTGGATCACAAGATAAAATCGCACAACATCTTCCCGGTGACGTGA